A genome region from Glycine max cultivar Williams 82 chromosome 5, Glycine_max_v4.0, whole genome shotgun sequence includes the following:
- the LOC100797646 gene encoding probable arabinosyltransferase ARAD1 isoform X3, whose product MYGKVVLSFIFVLLLVLSYSIFIGTLDIRPYFFPRLKLPSGAPAPCAPDPPLRVFMYDLPRRFNVGMIDRRSAAEMPVTVEDWPAWPVNWGLKKQHSVEYWMMGSLLNVGGGREVVRVSDPELAQAFFVPFFSSLSFNTHGHTMKDPATQIDRQLQVDLMELLKKSNYWQRSGGRDHVFPMTHPNAFRFLRDQLNESIQVVVDFGRYPRGMSNLNKDVVSPYVHVVDSFTDDEPQDPYESRSTLLFFRGRTYRKDEGIVRVKLAKILAGYDDVHYERSVATEENIKAVMTQDSFKKAKDISDNLHII is encoded by the exons ATGTATGGAAAAGTGGTTCTCTCGTTCATTTTCGTGCTCTTGCTCGTCCTTTCTTACTCAATTTTCATAGGCACCCTCGACATTCGACCTTATTTCTTCCCGCGCCTAAAGTTACCCTCTGGTGCACCTGCTCCCTGTGCACCCGACCCGCCTCTTCGGGTTTTCATGTACGATCTCCCTCGCCGATTCAACGTCGGCATGATTGACCGCCGGAGCGCGGCGGAGATGCCCGTCACCGTCGAGGACTGGCCGGCGTGGCCGGTGAACTGGGGGCTGAAGAAGCAGCACAGCGTGGAGTACTGGATGATGGGGTCGCTCCTCAACGTCGGCGGGGGCAGAGAAGTGGTTAGGGTTTCGGATCCGGAACTCGCCCAAGCGTTCTTCGTGCCGTTCTTCTCGTCGCTCAGCTTCAACACGCATGGTCACACCATGAAGGATCCCGCCACGCAGATTGATCGCCAATTGCAG GTTGATTTAATGGAATTATTAAAGAAATCCAATTACTGGCAGAGGTCTGGAGGTAGAGACCATGTATTTCCCATGACGCACCCCAATGCCTTCAGGTTCCTACGAGATCAGTTGAATGAATCGATtcaggttgttgtggatttcgGTCGCTATCCTAGGGGCATGTCTAATTTGAACAAAGATGTGGTGTCCCCGTATGTGCATGTTGTGGACTCTTTTACAGATGATGAGCCTCAAGATCCGTACGAGTCTCGCTCCACATTGCTTTTCTTCCGAGGGAGGACTTACAGGAAAGAT GAAGGGATTGTCCGTGTTAAACTAGCAAAGATATTGGCTGGTTATGATGATGTTCACTATGAGCGAAGTGTTGCTACAGAAGAGAACATAAAAGCG GTCATGACTCAGGATTCCTTTAAAAAAGCGAAAGATATTTCAGATAACTTACACA TCATCTAA
- the LOC106798866 gene encoding myosin tail region-interacting protein MTI1-like — protein MADAKLSPAGVDCLEVALAKLTLSQLNLATAVDTLATTIDDLLQRLSLRNPTPHFSSSVPAQELIPVTIISTPFMSTLRLMPSLPPMPTPLPMPPPPPMPTPSPMSTLPSMPPLSSMPPPIPRPTTPPCPAPVQPFLPPLSGPLPMPVLHLPNLDLIRTAISFNKLIGIVPLYDHVVVPNDKPWKNKDMALFEMGHVSYGTAMAAQPFAFALCTTAK, from the coding sequence ATGGCGGACGCCAAACTTTCTCCCGCTGGCGTGGACTGCCTCGAAGTCGCCTTGGCCAAACTTACCCTCAGTCAACTCAACCTCGCCACTGCTGTCGACACCTTAGCCACCACCATCGACGACCTTCTTCAGCGACTGAGCCTTCGCAATCCCACTCCACATTTTTCATCTTCCGTCCCTGCACAGGAATTGATACCAGTCACCATCATATCGACTCCGTTCATGTCGACTCTGCGGCTCATGCCATCTCTGCCACCCATGCCAACTCCATTGCCCATGCCGCCTCCGCCGCCCATGCCGACTCCGTCACCCATGTCGACTTTGCCGTCCATGCCACCTTTGTCGTCCATGCCGCCTCCGATTCCCAGGCCGACTACGCCTCCATGTCCTGCACCCGTGCAACCATTCCTTCCACCATTGTCAGGTCCGCTTCCTATGCCTGTTCTTCATCTGCCCAATCTCGATCTCATTCGTACCGCCATTTCCTTCAACAAGCTCATCGGCATTGTTCCGCTTTATGACCATGTAGTTGTTCCGAATGACAAGCCTTGGAAAAATAAAGACATGGCGTTGTTTGAGATGGGGCATGTGTCCTATGGGACTGCCATGGCCGCACAACCATTTGCCTTTGCACTATGCACAACTGCTAAATGA
- the LOC100797646 gene encoding probable arabinosyltransferase ARAD1 isoform X1, with amino-acid sequence MYGKVVLSFIFVLLLVLSYSIFIGTLDIRPYFFPRLKLPSGAPAPCAPDPPLRVFMYDLPRRFNVGMIDRRSAAEMPVTVEDWPAWPVNWGLKKQHSVEYWMMGSLLNVGGGREVVRVSDPELAQAFFVPFFSSLSFNTHGHTMKDPATQIDRQLQVDLMELLKKSNYWQRSGGRDHVFPMTHPNAFRFLRDQLNESIQVVVDFGRYPRGMSNLNKDVVSPYVHVVDSFTDDEPQDPYESRSTLLFFRGRTYRKDEGIVRVKLAKILAGYDDVHYERSVATEENIKASSKGMRSSKFCLHPAGDTPSSCRLFDAIVSHCIPVIVSDQIELPFEDEIDYSQFSVFFSFKEALQPGYMIDQLRKFPKEKWTEMWRQLKSISHHYEFRYPPKREDAVDMLWRQVKHKLPGVKLSVHRNRRLKIPDWWQGR; translated from the exons ATGTATGGAAAAGTGGTTCTCTCGTTCATTTTCGTGCTCTTGCTCGTCCTTTCTTACTCAATTTTCATAGGCACCCTCGACATTCGACCTTATTTCTTCCCGCGCCTAAAGTTACCCTCTGGTGCACCTGCTCCCTGTGCACCCGACCCGCCTCTTCGGGTTTTCATGTACGATCTCCCTCGCCGATTCAACGTCGGCATGATTGACCGCCGGAGCGCGGCGGAGATGCCCGTCACCGTCGAGGACTGGCCGGCGTGGCCGGTGAACTGGGGGCTGAAGAAGCAGCACAGCGTGGAGTACTGGATGATGGGGTCGCTCCTCAACGTCGGCGGGGGCAGAGAAGTGGTTAGGGTTTCGGATCCGGAACTCGCCCAAGCGTTCTTCGTGCCGTTCTTCTCGTCGCTCAGCTTCAACACGCATGGTCACACCATGAAGGATCCCGCCACGCAGATTGATCGCCAATTGCAG GTTGATTTAATGGAATTATTAAAGAAATCCAATTACTGGCAGAGGTCTGGAGGTAGAGACCATGTATTTCCCATGACGCACCCCAATGCCTTCAGGTTCCTACGAGATCAGTTGAATGAATCGATtcaggttgttgtggatttcgGTCGCTATCCTAGGGGCATGTCTAATTTGAACAAAGATGTGGTGTCCCCGTATGTGCATGTTGTGGACTCTTTTACAGATGATGAGCCTCAAGATCCGTACGAGTCTCGCTCCACATTGCTTTTCTTCCGAGGGAGGACTTACAGGAAAGAT GAAGGGATTGTCCGTGTTAAACTAGCAAAGATATTGGCTGGTTATGATGATGTTCACTATGAGCGAAGTGTTGCTACAGAAGAGAACATAAAAGCG TCATCTAAAGGGATGCGTTCTTCAAAGTTCTGTTTGCATCCAGCAGGAGACACACCATCATCTTGTCGGCTTTTTGATGCCATTGTGAGTCATTGCATTCCTGTCATTGTGAGTGATCAAATTGAACTCCCATTTGAGGATGAGATTGACTACTCCCAGTTCTCggttttcttctctttcaaagAGGCATTACAGCCTGGCTACATGATCGATCAACTTCGTAAATTTCCAAAGGAGAAATGGACTGAAATGTGGAGGCAACTAAAAAGCATCTCCCATCATTATGAATTCCGATATCCTCCAAAAAGAGAAGATGCTGTTGATATGCTGTGGAGACAGGTCAAGCACAAACTTCCAGGGGTGAAACTTTCTGTTCATAGAAACCGGAGGTTAAAAATCCCAGATTGGTGGCAGGGGAGATGA
- the LOC100500657 gene encoding putative caffeoyl-CoA 3-O-methyltransferase, with product MSGDLAYKSILQSSALMKYIFETSAYPKEHEQLKLLRETTVQKCQENSEYIMNVPVDEAQFVSILLKIMNAKKTLEIGVFTGYSLLATALALPHDGKITAIDVNRKTYEIGLPFIQKAGMEHKIDFILGDALSVLNDLINDKHEDSFDYVFVDADKAEYIKYHELVLKLVKKGGIIAYDNTLYFGTVAMPEEDVKWDILRQNRKPLIEFNNFIANDSRLESAIVSIGDGVTLCRRL from the exons ATGTCGGGTGATTTAGCATACAAGAGCATTCTCCAGAGTTCAGCACTTATGAAG TACATCTTTGAAACGAGTGCCTATCCAAAAGAGCATGAACAATTAAAGCTACTCAGAGAGACCACGGTACAGAAGTGCCAGGAAAATTC GGAATATATCATGAATGTGCCAGTGGATGAAGCGCAGTTCGTATCTATTCTGCTTAAAATCATGAATGCGAAGAAAACACTGGAAATTGGAGTATTCACTGGCTATTCTCTTCTTGCCACAGCTCTTGCTCTGCCTCATGATGGCAAG ATAACAGCAATTGATGTAAATAGAAAAACATACGAGATTGGATTGCCATTCATTCAAAAGGCAGGAATGGAGCACAAAATTGACTTTATCCTTGGTGATGCATTATCAGTTCTCAACGATCTTATTAAT GATAAGCATGAAGACTCATTTGACTATGTATTTGTGGATGCGGATAAAGCAGAATACATAAAATATCACGAGTTGGTGTTAAAATTGGTGAAAAAGGGTGGAATAATTGCATATGACAACACTTTATATTTTGGTACAGTTGCTATGCCTGAGGAAGACGTAAAGTGGGATATTCTGAGGCAGAATAGAAAGCCTTTGATTGAATTCAACAACTTTATAGCAAACGATTCTCGCTTGGAATCAGCAATTGTTTCTATTGGGGATGGCGTAACCCTGTGTAGACGTCTGTGA
- the LOC100797646 gene encoding probable arabinosyltransferase ARAD1 isoform X2, producing the protein MYGKVVLSFIFVLLLVLSYSIFIGTLDIRPYFFPRLKLPSGAPAPCAPDPPLRVFMYDLPRRFNVGMIDRRSAAEMPVTVEDWPAWPVNWGLKKQHSVEYWMMGSLLNVGGGREVVRVSDPELAQAFFVPFFSSLSFNTHGHTMKDPATQIDRQLQVDLMELLKKSNYWQRSGGRDHVFPMTHPNAFRFLRDQLNESIQVVVDFGRYPRGMSNLNKDVVSPYVHVVDSFTDDEPQDPYESRSTLLFFRGRTYRKDEGIVRVKLAKILAGYDDVHYERSVATEENIKAVMTQDSFKKAKDISDNLHSKNYPCAALLYILYSPCILTLENLNVEIQFAFCGQNELFVSSPPPNLMNLVLVLDFSLSLSKTII; encoded by the exons ATGTATGGAAAAGTGGTTCTCTCGTTCATTTTCGTGCTCTTGCTCGTCCTTTCTTACTCAATTTTCATAGGCACCCTCGACATTCGACCTTATTTCTTCCCGCGCCTAAAGTTACCCTCTGGTGCACCTGCTCCCTGTGCACCCGACCCGCCTCTTCGGGTTTTCATGTACGATCTCCCTCGCCGATTCAACGTCGGCATGATTGACCGCCGGAGCGCGGCGGAGATGCCCGTCACCGTCGAGGACTGGCCGGCGTGGCCGGTGAACTGGGGGCTGAAGAAGCAGCACAGCGTGGAGTACTGGATGATGGGGTCGCTCCTCAACGTCGGCGGGGGCAGAGAAGTGGTTAGGGTTTCGGATCCGGAACTCGCCCAAGCGTTCTTCGTGCCGTTCTTCTCGTCGCTCAGCTTCAACACGCATGGTCACACCATGAAGGATCCCGCCACGCAGATTGATCGCCAATTGCAG GTTGATTTAATGGAATTATTAAAGAAATCCAATTACTGGCAGAGGTCTGGAGGTAGAGACCATGTATTTCCCATGACGCACCCCAATGCCTTCAGGTTCCTACGAGATCAGTTGAATGAATCGATtcaggttgttgtggatttcgGTCGCTATCCTAGGGGCATGTCTAATTTGAACAAAGATGTGGTGTCCCCGTATGTGCATGTTGTGGACTCTTTTACAGATGATGAGCCTCAAGATCCGTACGAGTCTCGCTCCACATTGCTTTTCTTCCGAGGGAGGACTTACAGGAAAGAT GAAGGGATTGTCCGTGTTAAACTAGCAAAGATATTGGCTGGTTATGATGATGTTCACTATGAGCGAAGTGTTGCTACAGAAGAGAACATAAAAGCG GTCATGACTCAGGATTCCTTTAAAAAAGCGAAAGATATTTCAGATAACTTACACAGTAAGAACTACCCATGTGCTGCACTTCTCTACATATTGTATTCCCCATGCATTCTGACTCTTGAGAATTTGAATGTTGAGATACAATTTGCTTTTTGTGGACAAAATGAATTGTTTGTGAGCTCCCCCCCACCAAACCTGATGAATCTAGTACTAGTTTTAGAtttctcactttctctctcaaAAACAATCATATGA